The region CGGGGTGATGATGGGCTGATGGGCCCCGATAGGGATGGCCACCAGCTTGTCGAGGCAGGCCATCAAGGTCACGGAGCAATAACCGATGAAGATGAGGAAATACCGGAGGATGCGCCCGAACAGCTCGGGCGCATCGGCATCCTTCTGGCGCTGCTGGAAGAAGGGCTGCCAGGCCAGCCGGTACATTTGCACCAGCAGTTGCCCGAACACCCCCAGTTTCCAGGCCAAGGCGAAAATGCCGGAGAGCTTCAGCACGTCGTAGCCCTGGCCCGGATAGAGCCTATCGATGTCCGATTGGTGGATATGCCGCATGAAAAGCCGGCCCGCCATCTCGTTTATGGTGCCGTACAGGCCCGATGGGACCAAGGGCAATCCGAACACCAGCAAGGCGCGCACGGTTTCCGGAGCCGGCGGCCTCCGCGCTTCCCGGAAGAACATGGGCAGGAACGCGGCCGCGGTGGCGCCGCTGGCGATCAGGTTGGCCAGAAATGGCCCTGCCAGGCCCATATGCAATTTGAGGATGAAAAACAGATTACCGGCGATGGTTACCAGGACGCTGCCCGTGCGCAGGGCGGCGAAGAGGGCGGCCTTGCGCTGCAAGCGCAGATGCGCGAAAGGCACCACGCACAGGGTATCCAGCACTAAGATGCCGGCCGCGTAATAGAAAAGGTTCTCATGCCCGGCGGGGATCAGGAAGGCCCGCGCCAGGGGATGGGCCAGGGCCGCGAAGGCGAGGGAGAAAAGCAGCGATCCCGCGGCCTGGCTCCAGAAGGCGGAAGCGAACAGGCGCTTGCGCTTCTCCTCGTCCGCATCGACGGCCATGCGGAGGTAGGCCGAATCGAAACCGAATTGGTACAGGATATTGAGGAAGGGGATGAGGGTGAGGATGTAGGCCTGGATGCCGAAATCGGCGGTCGTGAAAACGTGGGTGTAGAACGGATTCAGCAGGAAAACGAGGAAGCGGCTGACGATGGAGGAAGCGCCGTAGATGAGCGAGTCCTTGGCCAAGGCGCGGATGCGGCTCATAAGACCGGAAGGTAGGAAAGACCCATGGAAAAGAAGGTGGAAAGAAAGAGGGTAAAGGGTAAAGGGTAAAGGGTAAAGGGTAAAGGGTTAAGGGTATAGGGTTCAGGGTGAAGACTGGGATTGGGCTTCGGTTTTCCTATACCCTTTACCCTTTACCCTGTACCCTAACGAAAGACGGCGCCCAGTCTTTCAGTCTACCGTCCCTCGGACAGCCTGTTGATCAGGAAATCGGCGAACCCGCTCTTGCGCATGGCCGCCTGCGTTTTGCTGATGTCGTAGGCCACCCGCACGATTTCCACCGACATCTTTTCCGTATCGCACAGGCACCAGGAGGCCAATGGGTTCCGGTCGCGCGGCTGGCCCACGCTGCCGTCGTTCACCAGGATGCGCTGGTTGGGCTCCAGGGTATGCACCAGGTTCTCGCCCACCTTGAAGGACTGTTCGCCTTCCATGATCACGATGATGGGCCAATGCGTATGCCCTATGAAGCAGATCCGTTCCGTGAAAAAGGAAAAGGCGTCCACGGCATCGTCCAGGCTGGAGACGTACTTCCAATCGGCGGGGGACCAGGGGCTGGCGTGCACGAACATGAGCGGCGATTCGGAAGCCATGTAGGGCAGCTTGGAGAAGAAATCGACGGAGGCGGGCGTAAGCACCTTGCTGGTCCATTCGATGGCGCGCTGGGCGTTGTAATTGTTCCAGCCTTCCGAGGATTCGCGCCCGATGGCCACGCTGTCGTGGTTGCCCAGGATCACGAGATCGCTATTCTCGGCCACCAACTCCACGCATTCGTTGGGAAAGGGCCCGTATCCGACGATGTCGCCCAGGCACACCTTCTTGTCCACCCCCAGGCGCTGCATCGATTCCAGGACGCGTTGCAACGCCTCCAGGTTCCCGTGTATATCCGAATAGATCCCGTATTTCATCGACTTCGCAAAATTAGCATCAAGGTATCAGTATGCGCAAGTTCCGACCACTTTTCTTGATCCAGCCGGCCTGGACGCGCGAACCGGGGCCGGCGTCGCCCTTTGTAACCATTAGGTTAGGGGCTCTTCGGCGCGGGGATGCCGGGACGGGAAGCCAAGGTCGCGGGGGGGTCGGTCCACTCGGCGGCGGTTCCTTCCACGTCGCGGGCGCAGCGGAATCCCACTTTGAAATTGCGGAAGCCGGGACGGTTGTTGAAGCGCGATTCCAGATTCAAGGAGGTGGCCTCGCTGTACCAGCTCGCACCCCGGATGACCTTGGCCGTGCCGGCGGCGGGGCCCTTGGGATGATCCAGGTCGGTGGAGTCGTACTCGCCGTACCAATCCTGCACCCATTCGAATACGTTCCCGGCCATGTCGTGCAGGCCCCAGGAGTTCGGTTTCTTGAGACCGACCTTCTGGGTGCGATCATCCGAGTTCTCGTGGTACCAAGCATAATCCTTGGCATCGTCTTCGCCCCAATAGTATCCGGAAGGGCTCCCCGCGCGCGCGGAGTACTCCCATTCCGCCTCCGTGGGCAGACGTCCCCCGGTCTCGCGGCAGAACGACTCCGCTTCTTCCCAGGTCACGCGATCCACGGGCAGCGAATCCTGCAGGCGGTACGATGGATTGCGGCCGGTGATCTTCTCGAACTCGCCCTGGGTTACCTCGTACTTGCCCATGAACAAAGGCCCCACCTGCACCCGTTTCCCGTCCTCGCGGAGGTAGCTCCCCTTCGGCACGAATACCAGGGGGTAGCCGGCGCGGAAACCTTTCGCCGGCTGCGGCGGCAGGGGGCTGGGCGGGCGCACCGCGAAGGCGCGGACGGCGCCCTCGCTGCGATCGATCCCGTCGCTGGCGACCACCTTCCAATAATAAACGGTACCCGGCTTCAGATCCGATAGGGCCAGGGACGTATCCCACAGGTTACTCCCGCGCAGGGAGACGGGCGGATAGCGGGTATCCAGGTAAAGCGAGTACGTCACCCTCGAGCCGGGATCGGGATCGCCCCCCCTCCATTTCAGGACCACGGGCTGGGTATCCGGCAGGACCGCGGCGGAATCCGGGAAGACCCCTAGCGGTGGATAAGGCGGATGATTGGGGATCGGCGCGAGGTAGGCCACGCCTTCCGGGGGGAACGCGGGCCCGAAACCCATGGCATTCACGCCTATGGCGCGGAAGCGGTAGGCGACGCCCGGCTTCAGCGGGGGAAGGCGTAGGCGCGGACCGATGGCTTTGTCCAGCAACGTCTCCCAGGATCCGTTCGCCACCTTTTGCTGGATGACGTAGTAATCGGAAGTCGGATAGGTGGAGCATTGCAGGACCAGGCGGTTGCTATCGGGCTCCTTGATGAAGAGCGTCCCCTCTTTCGGAGGCGCCATGACGCTTTGCTCGCCGGAGAAGAGCAGGAAGTCCCGCGGGTCGGAAGGGCCCAGGAAAGTCGTGCGCGATTCCATATGGATGTCCGCCCCGAGGCTGATTTCCCGGTTGAAAGGGACGGCGGGCCCGAGCGCGAGGTCGCGCCGCAGGGAAAGCGCGGCGGCGGTGGATTCCGCGGCGATCGGATCGGGTTGGGCCCATGCGGCGGCGGTCCCGGAACGGGTCGCGACCACGTGGGCGTAAGGGCCGAAGGTGAACACGGGCCCGTTGGCGCCTTCCAGCAACATTTCCACGCGAGGCTTCAGCATCAGCTTGATGTCGCCGTTGCCCCCGGCCGGCGAGACGCTCTTATTGCTCCAGGTCATCTTGTTTTCGGCCAAGGGGCGCCATTGCCCATCGGTGAAGCCCAACTCGCCCTTGATGGAATTGCGGATCCGGAATTCGGCCTGGGCGGAAAAGAAATCATCCTGGGAGTGGCTTTCGACGCGTAGGAAGGGCCGCTGCTGCATGCGGACGAACAACCCCGACCCTAAAGGCAGGATCTGCGGAGCCTTGCCGGGTAATTCCTCCTCGNNNNNNNNNNNNNNNNNNNNNNNNNNNNNTTGCAACTGGGCCATCACCTCGTAATCGCCGTTTACCTTCACGTTGAAGATATCGACGTTCCCGTCGCGGATGCGGATGCGTCCCGTCACCGCCGGTTGGAATAGGATTTGGGCCCCCTTAAGCCCTAGGTCCAACCGTCCGGAGGCGGGAGCGGGATCCCCGGTCGCCGGATCCGGCGCGCCTAAGCTTCCCTGCAGGTCTTGCGACTGGGCCAGATCGGCCAAGGCCAGGTTGAAATCCATGCGCGTCCGGAAAGAGATATCGCATCCCAACACCGCGTCAGGCAATCCCGCTTCCTGGGTACGCAGATGCCAAATACGGCCGGTAGGCCCCGACTGATATTGGGGATCGACGTCGACGACCTTCCGGAGCAAGCCCCCGAAGGAGGTATCCCCCAGTACCATTCCCGCTTGCGGTGTGAAGCCCATGGGGAACTCCACCATCAGGCTTCCCGGGGTCGGGGCGAATTCCAGGATCCGGCCATGCGTCGGATCCGTCATATCGAAATAGTTGGGCGCGAGGCGCGTCGCCGAATCCGCTTCCTCCACGAACAAGGCGTTTTCGATTTCATAGCCGTCCACCCTCAACTTGGACAGGTCCGGCGCCTGGATGGAATCGTCTACCGTCAAGATGAGAACGCGTTGGCCCACGGTGGCGTTCTCAACCTGCAATTGGCTAAGCGCGCACGCCGCCGACGCGAACGTCGCCGCAAACAGAGCCGAATGCCTAAGACACGCTCCCATTAACGGACCTTGGTGATGACCTTCTTGAGCGCGACCTTGCCGTTGATGCGCAAGGTGAGGAACTTGATGCCGTTGGCGTCCGAATTGTTTAGCGTCACGGGACGCAACGGGTAGATGCCGGCAGGCAGATTACCGTCGACCAAGGTAGCCACGCGCTTGCCGTAGAAATCCATGACGCTCAATTCGACATATCCGGCGGTGGGTAGGGTTAACGTGACTTGTACCCCGCTTTTGCCGTAGTTATGCACCGACATGCCCAGCTTCAGGCCCGCGTCCTGGATCGCGGGCGCATCCGAGCGGGCCGCCGTTCCGAGCTCCACCTTGGCGTCGAGATCGCGCGTCTCGCCATGGCCATTGGAAAGACCGGGGGCGTGGATCTGGATCGATTCGGCGCGAAGAGGATCCTTAAGCCTCAGGATGATACGCTGTTTCCCGGCAGGGCAAAGGGAGACCATGGCCAGCACGCAAGCGACCCCCCGAACGCGCCAGAATACACTTTTCATGGTCTTTTCCATTTATACAGGAATGGTGGTCCGTAAATTATTTCGTCAGTCCAATTTCGCTTCCGAGCGGAAGCGCCTACCTTGCCGCTCCTAACTATACCGTGAAACTCACCGCTTCGCCCTCTGAAAGTCGGGTCCGGACCCCGACAAACCGCCCATTTTACCTTTCTTTTCCATACTTACTTTTTTTACCGCATGGATTGCAAGATTCTCGATATCCACCGGCTCGTCCTATCCGACGGTGTTTGGCTTTCGGTACGGA is a window of Fibrobacterota bacterium DNA encoding:
- a CDS encoding SUMF1/EgtB/PvdO family nonheme iron enzyme gives rise to the protein EEELPGKAPQILPLGSGLFVRMQQRPFLRVESHSQDDFFSAQAEFRIRNSIKGELGFTDGQWRPLAENKMTWSNKSVSPAGGNGDIKLMLKPRVEMLLEGANGPVFTFGPYAHVVATRSGTAAAWAQPDPIAAESTAAALSLRRDLALGPAVPFNREISLGADIHMESRTTFLGPSDPRDFLLFSGEQSVMAPPKEGTLFIKEPDSNRLVLQCSTYPTSDYYVIQQKVANGSWETLLDKAIGPRLRLPPLKPGVAYRFRAIGVNAMGFGPAFPPEGVAYLAPIPNHPPYPPLGVFPDSAAVLPDTQPVVLKWRGGDPDPGSRVTYSLYLDTRYPPVSLRGSNLWDTSLALSDLKPGTVYYWKVVASDGIDRSEGAVRAFAVRPPSPLPPQPAKGFRAGYPLVFVPKGSYLREDGKRVQVGPLFMGKYEVTQGEFEKITGRNPSYRLQDSLPVDRVTWEEAESFCRETGGRLPTEAEWEYSARAGSPSGYYWGEDDAKDYAWYHENSDDRTQKVGLKKPNSWGLHDMAGNVFEWVQDWYGEYDSTDLDHPKGPAAGTAKVIRGASWYSEATSLNLESRFNNRPGFRNFKVGFRCARDVEGTAAEWTDPPATLASRPGIPAPKSP
- a CDS encoding oligosaccharide flippase family protein — protein: MSRIRALAKDSLIYGASSIVSRFLVFLLNPFYTHVFTTADFGIQAYILTLIPFLNILYQFGFDSAYLRMAVDADEEKRKRLFASAFWSQAAGSLLFSLAFAALAHPLARAFLIPAGHENLFYYAAGILVLDTLCVVPFAHLRLQRKAALFAALRTGSVLVTIAGNLFFILKLHMGLAGPFLANLIASGATAAAFLPMFFREARRPPAPETVRALLVFGLPLVPSGLYGTINEMAGRLFMRHIHQSDIDRLYPGQGYDVLKLSGIFALAWKLGVFGQLLVQMYRLAWQPFFQQRQKDADAPELFGRILRYFLIFIGYCSVTLMACLDKLVAIPIGAHQPIITP
- a CDS encoding metallophosphoesterase family protein, coding for MKYGIYSDIHGNLEALQRVLESMQRLGVDKKVCLGDIVGYGPFPNECVELVAENSDLVILGNHDSVAIGRESSEGWNNYNAQRAIEWTSKVLTPASVDFFSKLPYMASESPLMFVHASPWSPADWKYVSSLDDAVDAFSFFTERICFIGHTHWPIIVIMEGEQSFKVGENLVHTLEPNQRILVNDGSVGQPRDRNPLASWCLCDTEKMSVEIVRVAYDISKTQAAMRKSGFADFLINRLSEGR